CTACAACGCACGCGACTCGGCAATTGTGCGCGCCCAGAAAGAATCCGCCGCGGTTGTGCTGGGGTCGGCCACGCCCTCGTTGGAAACCTTTCACAATGCGCAGACCGGCAAATACCAATACCTCGAGTTGCCGGATCGAATCGGCGAACGCCGCCTGGCGACCGCTGAACTCGTAGACATGCGCGACGTCTTTGCGCGGCATAAAAAGCCGGTTGTCTTCTCCGATCAACTGCTCGAAGCGATCGAGCAAACACACGCGAAGGGCGAACAGTCGATCGTTCTGCTGAACCGTCGGGGCTACTCGAGCTTCATTCTTTGCCGCTCATGTGGCGAGTCGATCATGTGTCCCAATTGTGAGGTGACGCTGACGTTTCATCGCGGCGATCGCGTGCTTGTCTGTCACTACTGCAATCACCGCGAGCGCGCCCCGGCGCAGTGCCCGCAATGCGAAAGCAAATACATCTACTACGTCGGCGAAGGCACGGAACAGATCGAAGAGCTTCTGCGAAAGCGCTTTCCGCAACTACGCATCGGCCGCATCGATCGCGACACGAAATCTCGCCGCCGCGAATTTGAGCAGACGCTGCTCGATTTTGAAAAAGGCAAGCTGGACATGCTGGTGGGCACGCAAATGCTCGCGAAGGGACATGACTTTCCGAACGTCACGTTTGTGGGAGTAATTTCGGTAGATGCCGGACTGGCCTTGCCGGACTTTCGCGCTGCCGAACGTGCATTTCAGTTGATTACCCAGGTCGCGGGCCGCGCGGGTCGTGGCGATCGGCCGGGACGAGTTTTTATCCAGACTTATCATCCGCATCATTACGCTCTGAAGCACGCGGTCGCGCAGGATTATTTCGGCTTTTACACGGAAGAAATCCGGCACCGCAAGAACCATCAGTATCCGCCGTTCGTCGCGCTCGCCTTGCTGCTGACGCGTCACAAAGATGCGAATCGTGCCTACGAATTGGCCGGGGCAGCGAAAAAAGCTTTAGTTGAAGCTGATCCCGATCGTACGTGTCGCGTGCTGGGTCCGGCGCCGGCGCCGCTTGCTCGACTTCGCGCAGAGTTTCGCTTCCATGTGCTGGTCAAATCGCGTAGTCGTAAGCAGATGCGCGCCGTGATCGACGTCGCCCTTAAAGCGCTTGAGGACGCCGGGCACGATCTGCGGCACGTGAGTTTGGAAATTGATCCGATTAGCATGATGTGAGATGAACCTTATTTGGATTCATGGCGATTGGCGGATCGTGGTTCTGTACCCGGTCTTCTACGTCTTGCTGTTGTTGACATGGTTTGGCATCTGTTACGCCATTATTAAGTTCCTGGACCGCCGAAGAAAGTAGAACGACCCCAGTCAGCTAAACCGTACCGTCCAACCGGCGAATGCGATAAACTCTTGCGCCAATGAAACTTTCCGAGCTTGCTGAGAAAGCGCATGCGCGCTGCGAACCCAGCGACGGTGACATCGAAATCATCGGCGCCGCGGGCCTTGAACAGGCTGAGCCTGGCCAAGTGACCTTCCTATCGAATCCGCGCTACACCCCAAAAATTGCTACCACCGGTGCGACGGCAATTTTTGTGGGAGAAGAGGTCGAAGTACCGCGGGCTGATCTCGCTGTGCTGCGCGCGAAAGATCCGTATCTGGCTTTTACTCGAGCGCTGATAGCCTTCCATCCCCGCCCGGCAGTCGAATCAGCAATTCACGAATCAGCGGTGATCGACCAGACCGCGACCATTGGCGCGGAGTGCTTTGTCGGGCCGAACGCAGTGGTGGGAAAGAACTCGCGTATCGGCGATCGGGTCCGCATTCACGCGAACGCGACCATCTACGAGAACGTGATGATCGGTGATGACTCAGAGATTCATTCAGGCGTTGCCATTCGCGAGAACACCGTTATCGGCAAACGCGTCATCATTCATAACAACGCTGTGATCGGCTGTGACGGTTTCGGGTTCGCCAAAGATGAAGAGCGACACTGGCTTAAGATTCCCCAAGTCGGTCGCGTCATGATCGAGGATGATGTGGAAATCGGGGCGGGCACAACGATAGACAAATCATCGACTGACGAGACGCGCATCAAACGTGGCGCCAAGATCGACAACGTCGTTCAAATTGGTCATTCATGCACGGTGGGCGAAGACAGTTTGCTGTGCGCGCAAGTTGGGCTGGCAGGAAGTTCGGTCATCGGCAACCGAGTGATTCTGGCCGGCCAGGCCGGAGTTGCCGGGCACAACACGATTGGCGACGACGTTATCCTCACCGCGAAAAGCGCTACCAGTCACGACGTGCCGGCAGGAAAAATGATTTCCGGAATTCCCGCGTTCGACAATCGTGATTGGTTACGATCGATTGCTGCGTTCAGGCGCCTGGGAGAGATGGTCAGAACGCTTAGGGGTTTGGAAAAGCGCGTTGAGGAAATCGAAAAGTCAGAAAAGAAATAGTCCACAGATTACGCAGATTCAAAGCTCTCGTTTTAACTGCTCACTGCTCACTGCCCACTGCCCACTGATTAAGTCACTGCCCCGCCATCAACAATCACAACTTCGCCGTTCATATACGAATTACGATCGCTGCACATGAAGACCGCGAACTCGGCCAGCTCCATCGGCTTGCCCAGACGCCCGACCCAGAATTCGTGCATTTGCAGCCAGCGCTCCGGCAGAGCGCTCGCCAGATCCGTATCGAAAATTCCAGCCGCAATCGCATTGACCTTAATTCCAAACGTCGCCGCCTCACGCGACAGACACTTGGTGAACCCAATCATCGCCGCCTTTGAAGTTGCGTAATGAACCGCAGTCGGCAGCGCGCGAATCGCACCGATGGAAGTGATGTTGAGAATCGCGCCGGCCCGCTGGCGAATCATCTGTTTGTACATCGGCTTGGTGACGGCGAACAGACTGCCCACGTTGGTCCCAATGACTTCATCCCACGCGCGGTCGGTAGTCGTAGCGAAGTTGTCCCCGCGATTGATCGCTGCGTTGTTCACCAGAATGTCCATGCCGCCCCATTCGTGCACCAACTCGCGCGTCAAATGCTTCATGCCGAACCGGTCGGTCACGGAGACCTTGAATGATTTCGCCTTGCGGCCGAGCGCTTCAATCTTTTGTTTAATTTCTTCGGCGAGATCGTCGCGCGAGTTATAGCTGAATGCGACGTCCGCGCCTTCGCGCGCGAACACCTCACACAGCGCGGCGCCAATGCCGCGCGTGCCGCCAGTGATAAATGCTCGTTTTCCTTCGAGTAAAAGACTCATGCTAACCATTGTGGCACAGACTTCAGTCTGTGATCATTCGGGAGGAAACCACAGACTGAAGTCTGTGCCACTTAATTGCTCAACTTGTTCGGAGTGTGGAACGACGGGATTAAACCGCGAACAGAGCGCGCCAGTCAAGAAGGGGGCTAAGCTGCACGTTCCGCGAGCACCTCAGCATTCGCCGTCGCCTGCTCGGGAATCAACGAAACGATCTCTTCAACAATCCGCTTGGTTGCATTGGGAATCCCGAGCGTGATCGTGGCCGCACGCAGAGACGCGTAGTGCCTTGAATCATCAATCATGCGACGAATAACGGGCACCACGTCCGCCGGTGTCTGCAGCATGACGGCGGCGCCGCTCTTAGCGACCATCGCAGCTGTCCCCGCTTCCTGCGGCATCGGTTCAGTTGTTGAATCGGCAATGATTGGAACGCGACACGATAAAGCTTCAAATGTGGTAAGGCCGCCCAGCTTCGAAATCATCACGTTGGCCGCCCGCATCAGCTTTTCTACTTCGTCTGAGTAGCCGATGACTTTCACCGGAAACTTTGCTTCGGAAGCGATTTGCTCGGCTTCGCCGCGCAGTTCTTCGTTCCGGCCGGCGAGAAAGATCGCCTGCACGTCGAGTTCCCCGCGCACGAGTTCGCGGAAGATGAGCGGAATGTTGCCGCCGCCTTCCCACCCGGCATTAACAAAAACCGTAAACTTGTCAGGGTCCAGACCTAAGGCGACGCGCGCCGTTTGCGCGGCCTGCTCGCCGGGAAAATCAAACTTCGGATGCACGGGCATGCCGGAGATCTTGATCCGGTGAGGCGAGATCCCGTAATCGATCAGCTGCCGGCGCGCGTCATCGCTCGCGACGAGATAAAGCGTCACGTCATCGCACGCCCAACCCTTCCAGAATCCGTAGTAAGGATCGGTGACGACTGTGACAAGGGGAATGCGATGCGCCAATCCCAGTTCCTTCAACACGCGCGCAAACATATGTTGGGTGAGCGGATGTACGCTCACCACGATATGCGGACACCACTTATCAAAGTGGCTGGCGACGTATCCGACGGTGCGTTTGTAGAAAAATTCGCGAGTATCCGGACGAATCCGATTGATCAGCCAGTAGTAATACTTCATCCAGCCCTGGCGGTTACGGAGCAGCCAGTTGTAAACACCTACCAACTTCGCCGCCAGATGATGGGATTCTTCAACCGCGCGAATCGTGCGAATCGCGTAAGACTCGCCTTTCACGAAGCCCTGAATGCCGGCCACGATCGCCGCCGCCGCCGAACGATGACCGCCTCCGGTGTCGGAAGAGAGGATCAGGATTTTGGGATTGTTTGAGGTCACTTACTTAGTGGCACAGACTTCAGTCTGTGTTCCTTTTTCTCAACTAATCACAGACTGCAGTCTGTGCCACTTACTCGACTACACATTCACGGTAATTCCGTCAGGCTGCTCAGCAGCACCACGCTTCTCCAGTTCCCTGCTCGCCTTTTTCATCTCGCGCTCAATCTTCTTGATCTGAATCAGGTGCTTCGGGTTAAAAGGCAGCGACGGGTAATAGCAGTTCGACTCGTGCGTGCAGAAGCAGCCATCCGCGGCCTGTTTACGGCGCGCCTTCATCGCGTCGGATAGCCACAGTCCCTGAAAGTTCCAGTCGTGATCGCGGAGGTTTCCTATCGGCGCGAGGTTCTCGCACGATGACAGCGTGCCTTCATCGTAAATCACGGCGCCCGCGGTTCCGGCATAGCAAGTCAGTTGCGCCTGCTGTGTCTCCTGCGTCTTCGTAATCAGGCCGTGCATGTAAATGTCGATCGCCGCTTTGAAGTAACCGGCTTTGCCGCCGTAATTGTTCTTGATAGCGGCGTGACGCGAGTCGTCGTCGATCATCTGCGCGAGCTTTGCATACCGCGACTTATCGATGTCGAGTTCAATCGGATCGGCTGAGGGCGGACGAATGTAATTAAAATTGACTTTGTCCGGCTTTAGATCGTGCTTGAGGAATTCGTACCAATCAAAGATCGTGTCCTGATTTGAATGCATAAAGCAGGTGCACGTTTGCAGGTCGAGCTTCGGGTACTGCTTTTTCATCGCCTTCAGCTCGCGCGCGGTTTCAATCGCAATCTGCCACGAGCCGGGCTTCTGACGAATCTTGTCGTGCTGCTGCTCCAGGCCGTCGATGCCCATCGCCACGGTGACATTCAGGTTCGGACACTCTTCCAGGATGCGCGTGACGTCGGGATAGATGCGCTTCTGAATCTGCCCATTCGACATCAGGTAGACCGATTCCAGATTGTTGTGTCGGTAGAACGAGCTGACGATCTCGGGCAGGTCTTTACGCGTGAAAGGCTCACCGCCGGCGAGAATCAACACGCCGAGGTTGCCGCCCAGCGTCTGAGCGATCCGATCAATCTCCTGCGTCTTCATCTGGAGTTTCTTGCGTGGACGATCATCGAGTTCATCCGTGAAGAAACAATGTGTACAACGCATGTCGCACACCGACGTAACCAGGATGTTCAGCAGCACCGGCGCGAAGGGTTGGCCCGTCGCCAGCTTTGCGTAACGCTTAAGTAATTCGCGAGTTGTGTAGTCCATTTAATTCCAATACCACTGCTATAAGCAGCTAGCCTCAGGTTTCTTTGATGCGCCGCTCGAGGTGAAGTTGTATTCGCGGCCTCAGACAGCGCAAACCTCATCAACTGATAAGGGATTCGCACGACAATGTCAACGTGGATTTCTTTGAGAATTGAGTCTAAGTTCGTGTCGCGAGGGACATTAGCCGGCCAGCAAGCGAGGGCTTACCGGGTTGCGCGTTCAAAACGCGCTAATAAGTTGGAGCCCCGCGCTCAACTCAACGCATCTCGTCCTTCTGTTGCACCTGTGGCTGACGTTCGAGGATATTTGTTGTTCGATCCGTGACACTTCCGGGCGCCGAAGGTCTTGCGAACAGCGTCGCCTCATCGTCGTGACGCGGCACGAACCCTGGTGGCGGGTCGAATGCCGGCTCGACAGGTTCTCCGATGCGCAACGGTGTTGCGGCCGTAGTCGCAACTTCAGCAGGACGGTCGCGCCGAATCGTCAACCCGGCGATTATGTGTCCGAAGCCTGTTAACGCTGGAATCAGACCGACCATCCACGCCACACGAATCACTGGTTCAAGCTCGAATGGAATATCAGCAACCACGTCGGGGGGAAGTTTCAGCGCGATCGCGGTGCTGAGAAAATAGAGAAAAATCGAAAGACCCACGCCGGAAAACATCGTCACCAACCCGGCAGTCAAGTGCTTCTCACGACGCTGCTCCCAGGTCTTTTCCTTTCGCTTGCGATCGGTTCTCTCACGATGCCAATCACGATGATCTTCGGCCGTATGCGTGATTTCCTGTTTGACCTTCTCCATGGCGCGCGCCACTTCATCGCTGACCTTTTCGATCTTCAGGTTCGTGACCAGGTCTTTGATCTTAGTAGGCACGCTGTCACTGCGCGCGATCGCTTCGCTGAGCGTGACCGCTTTACCAATCACACGCAGATTGGCGCCACACATGCGGCAGAATTTTAGATCCGCCGGTGATTCAGTTCCGCATTGTGGACAGAACATAGCTTTTTCCCGGGAGATTGTACGCCCACCTGCGGGCAGTTGTTCACTCCGTTTCGCCGTTCCGGCCCGCCATGTCCGGAAGGGCTCTCGACGTTTCGTACGCCATCGCCTGAGCTTCCTCGCGGGGTGCGTCGCGCGACCCGAAAGCCTAGAATCGCTCTCGTGAGTTCACGGCTCCCCACCATTTTCTTCGGCCACGGCAATCCGCTGAATGCGATTACACACAACGCATATACCGCAGCCTGGGCGGAAATCGGCCAGGCGATTGAGAAACCGAAAGCTGTCCTGTGCGTCTCAGCACACTGGTACATTCCTGAAACTGCGGTAACCGCGATGGCGCAGCCGCGCACAATTCACGATTTTGGCGGGTTCCCGCGCGAGCTGTACGAAGTTCAGTATCCAGCGCCCGGCGATCCTGCGCTTGCGCAACGCGTGCGTGAGCTGTTAACTCCGATTCCCGTCGGCATGGATCAGCGTTGGGGACTCGATCATGGTACGTGGTCAGTTCTCTGTCACATCTTCCCCCAAGCAGACATCCCGGTAGTGCAACTGAGTATTGATGAAGCGCAGTCTCCGGCGTTTCACTACGAACTGGGCCAGCGACTAGCGCCTTTGCGCGAGGAGGGAGTGCTTATCGTTGGGAGCGGCAACCTGGTGCACAACCTGCACACGTACGCCTGGGGGCGCCAGAACGTTGACCCTTTCGATTGGGCGGTTAGGTTTGAGAATCGCGCGCGTGACTTGATGACGGGAGGCGACTTTGCGTCGCTCGTCGATTACGAATCGCTCGGCCGCGACGCGCTGCTTTCAGTGCCGACCCCTGATCACTACTTGCCTCTGCTCTACGTTCTCGGCGCTGTTCACTCGGACGATGCAGTCAGTTTTCCTGTCGAAGGCTTTGATGGCGGATCGGTTTCTATGCTCTCCGTGAAGTTCGGCTAAAGACTTTAGGGCGCTCGTCGCTTGCTAAAAAAAAGAGGCGGCCGCTGACAATCAGCGATCCGCCTCGGAGTTAAGCAAGAGATAGTTACTTACCAGGGGAACGGAAACCGATTGTTGCTGCTTCGACTGCGATTGTAACCGCCATACTGTCGAAAGCCCTGGTCATATCCACGCAGGAATCCCTGACGATAAGCCTGCTGGAACTGGTAGCTGTTACCGTAACGGCCATAGCCACCGTTATCCCCGTGCCCGTTCTTGTAGAAATGCGAGCGCTGCGGATTGTAGCTCTGACCTCGCTGGGCGTCCCGCGAGCCAGTGTAAAGTCCGTCCTGAATGCCTTGATTCACTGCGGCCTGGCTAATATTGCCGTAGCCGGTATTGCCTCGATAACGCCAGTTATCGTCGTTCCGATTGCGTTCCCGACGCCGCCATTCCTCGTTACGCATACGCGCCCGTTCGCGCTGCATTTCGCGCTCCTGTTGGCGCCGATAATCGCGATCCCGCTGGCCAGTAGCATTTGGCCACCACTGTGCCTGAACTGCTGAGCTCGACACGAATCCGATACTGATTACAAAGAACAATGCCGCCAGGACTCTCCCGATCTTCTGACTGAAATAGTGTGCCTTCATTTTGCTAAAAACCTCCGCTGCGGACTTTGGCAATTGCCATGCCTTTTGAGTGATGATCATAGTGTCCTTGGAGTTTCGCGCGATTTTTGGTGTGCACGATAACGTTCAGCACGATATCGGGTGAGATTCGTGCAGGTAATTGACGATATCCGACAAACT
This genomic stretch from Pyrinomonadaceae bacterium harbors:
- a CDS encoding SDR family oxidoreductase codes for the protein MSLLLEGKRAFITGGTRGIGAALCEVFAREGADVAFSYNSRDDLAEEIKQKIEALGRKAKSFKVSVTDRFGMKHLTRELVHEWGGMDILVNNAAINRGDNFATTTDRAWDEVIGTNVGSLFAVTKPMYKQMIRQRAGAILNITSIGAIRALPTAVHYATSKAAMIGFTKCLSREAATFGIKVNAIAAGIFDTDLASALPERWLQMHEFWVGRLGKPMELAEFAVFMCSDRNSYMNGEVVIVDGGAVT
- the lpxD gene encoding UDP-3-O-(3-hydroxymyristoyl)glucosamine N-acyltransferase, coding for MKLSELAEKAHARCEPSDGDIEIIGAAGLEQAEPGQVTFLSNPRYTPKIATTGATAIFVGEEVEVPRADLAVLRAKDPYLAFTRALIAFHPRPAVESAIHESAVIDQTATIGAECFVGPNAVVGKNSRIGDRVRIHANATIYENVMIGDDSEIHSGVAIRENTVIGKRVIIHNNAVIGCDGFGFAKDEERHWLKIPQVGRVMIEDDVEIGAGTTIDKSSTDETRIKRGAKIDNVVQIGHSCTVGEDSLLCAQVGLAGSSVIGNRVILAGQAGVAGHNTIGDDVILTAKSATSHDVPAGKMISGIPAFDNRDWLRSIAAFRRLGEMVRTLRGLEKRVEEIEKSEKK
- a CDS encoding radical SAM protein produces the protein MDYTTRELLKRYAKLATGQPFAPVLLNILVTSVCDMRCTHCFFTDELDDRPRKKLQMKTQEIDRIAQTLGGNLGVLILAGGEPFTRKDLPEIVSSFYRHNNLESVYLMSNGQIQKRIYPDVTRILEECPNLNVTVAMGIDGLEQQHDKIRQKPGSWQIAIETARELKAMKKQYPKLDLQTCTCFMHSNQDTIFDWYEFLKHDLKPDKVNFNYIRPPSADPIELDIDKSRYAKLAQMIDDDSRHAAIKNNYGGKAGYFKAAIDIYMHGLITKTQETQQAQLTCYAGTAGAVIYDEGTLSSCENLAPIGNLRDHDWNFQGLWLSDAMKARRKQAADGCFCTHESNCYYPSLPFNPKHLIQIKKIEREMKKASRELEKRGAAEQPDGITVNV
- a CDS encoding zinc ribbon domain-containing protein, with product MFCPQCGTESPADLKFCRMCGANLRVIGKAVTLSEAIARSDSVPTKIKDLVTNLKIEKVSDEVARAMEKVKQEITHTAEDHRDWHRERTDRKRKEKTWEQRREKHLTAGLVTMFSGVGLSIFLYFLSTAIALKLPPDVVADIPFELEPVIRVAWMVGLIPALTGFGHIIAGLTIRRDRPAEVATTAATPLRIGEPVEPAFDPPPGFVPRHDDEATLFARPSAPGSVTDRTTNILERQPQVQQKDEMR
- a CDS encoding glycosyltransferase, with amino-acid sequence MTSNNPKILILSSDTGGGHRSAAAAIVAGIQGFVKGESYAIRTIRAVEESHHLAAKLVGVYNWLLRNRQGWMKYYYWLINRIRPDTREFFYKRTVGYVASHFDKWCPHIVVSVHPLTQHMFARVLKELGLAHRIPLVTVVTDPYYGFWKGWACDDVTLYLVASDDARRQLIDYGISPHRIKISGMPVHPKFDFPGEQAAQTARVALGLDPDKFTVFVNAGWEGGGNIPLIFRELVRGELDVQAIFLAGRNEELRGEAEQIASEAKFPVKVIGYSDEVEKLMRAANVMISKLGGLTTFEALSCRVPIIADSTTEPMPQEAGTAAMVAKSGAAVMLQTPADVVPVIRRMIDDSRHYASLRAATITLGIPNATKRIVEEIVSLIPEQATANAEVLAERAA
- the ygiD gene encoding 4,5-DOPA dioxygenase extradiol, with protein sequence MSSRLPTIFFGHGNPLNAITHNAYTAAWAEIGQAIEKPKAVLCVSAHWYIPETAVTAMAQPRTIHDFGGFPRELYEVQYPAPGDPALAQRVRELLTPIPVGMDQRWGLDHGTWSVLCHIFPQADIPVVQLSIDEAQSPAFHYELGQRLAPLREEGVLIVGSGNLVHNLHTYAWGRQNVDPFDWAVRFENRARDLMTGGDFASLVDYESLGRDALLSVPTPDHYLPLLYVLGAVHSDDAVSFPVEGFDGGSVSMLSVKFG